In the Mesorhizobium sp. M1D.F.Ca.ET.043.01.1.1 genome, GGCCGGTGGCGAATGTAGAACAAGTGGGCGACGGAACAGGTTTCCGGTGCGCCACCAGCCACCGACCGCCTGAACGGCGTACGGTAGTGGAAATACAGTTCGGCCCCGGTTCCGGGAAGCAGCACAGGCAAGTCGACCCGCTCGCCGCCGACACTTTCCCATCCCCAAATCCTGTCGACATAGGGAGCCAAACCATCGATCGGAAGGAATTGAAAGGCGCGCATCTGCACACTTTCTGAGCGGCATGCATTCACGGCCAAAGACTATTCCCCCGGCGCCGTCTCCCAGAACTGGTCGAGCCAGATGTTGAGCCTGAGGAAGCCGGCGCCGCTGACGGTATAGACGCGCCTTGTGCCTTCAGCCTTGGCATTGACCAGGCCGGCGTCAAGCAGGACCTTGAGATGCTGGGAAACGGCCGGGCGTGAGACGGGCAATCCGGCAGCCAGCTCGTTCACCGTCTTCGGACCGCGCCGGAGTTCTTCCAAGAGATAACGCCGGTTGGGATCGGCTATCGCCACGAAGGCGTCGGAAAAGATCATGCCTTCATTTGTGAGGCAAAGTCTTGCGAATCTCAACTATTGGTTTCAACCTTTCTGCGCGGATCGAGCCGTGTGGCCTCGGGCGTGACGGCGCGGTCGGCGGGCTGCGTCTTGAAGGCCTCGCGGTTTTCGATCGGCACCGGCGCGCGTGCGCGGATGCGCAGCAGCGTGTAGCCGGTGAGACTGAGATGGGCGAGCGCGGTCGCAAGGAAGAGCGCTTCGGGGCGCAGCCAGCCCATAAGGGCCGCCGCAAGCAGCGGCCCGATCATGGTGCCGAAGCCGTAAAGCAGAAGCAGGCCGCCCGAAACCTTGACGAAATCCTCCGCCCGCGCGTGGTCGTTGGCATGCGCGACGGCGATCGAATAGAGCGTGTAGGCGAAGGCGCCGTAGGAGGCGGTCAGCACGATGACGAAGACGCCCGAATGCGGCTCGATCAGGAAGATCAGCACCGCGAAAAGCGCCGCGCCAAAGGCGGCGCCGGCCAGCACGAAACGGCGGTCCGTGGTGTCGGAAAGCCGCCCCGCCGGGAGCTGCATGGCTGCGCCGGAGACGACCACAAGGCTCATCATCAACGCGATCTCGGGGGTGGAGATGCCGATGCGGGCGCCATAGACGGCGCCGAGCGTGCCCCAGGCTCCATTGGCGATGCCAATCAGAAGGCAGGCCACCGCCGAAACCGGCGAATTGGCGTATAGGCCTTTGACGTCGAGCTTGACGTCCTGCAGCGGTTTGGGATGCGACTGCGTCGAGACGGCGGTCGGAATGAGCGACAGGCAGAACAGGATGCCGGTGATCATGAACAGCGAGGCCGATTTCACGTCGCCGCCCGCGACGATCATCTGGCCCCCCATGATCGAGGCATAAGTGACCATCATATAGAGGCCGAAGACGGTGCCGCGGTTCTCGTTGGTGGCTTTCTCGTTCAGCCAGCTTTCGATGACCATGAAGGCGCCGGCCATGGTGAAGCCGGTGAAGGCGCGCAGCAGGATCCAGAAATATTCGTCGATGATGAGGCCGGTGAGCAGTGCGATGATCGCGCCGGAGGCGGCGAAGGCGCCGAAGGCCCTGACATGGCCGGCGCGGCGAACGAGGCGAGGCGCGAAGAAGCAGCCGGTGACGAAGCCGCCGGCCCAGGCCGTGCCCATCAGGCCGAGCGAGGCGGTCGAGAACCCTTCGACCTGGCCGCGCAGCGGCAGCAGCAGGCCATGCAGGCCCGACGCCGCCAGCAGGAATGCGGTGCCGCGCAGCAGCGAGAGGATCGGTCGATAGGTAGCGAACATGGGCTGATCCGGCTGGAAATTTCGGAGCACAGGTGGTTTCAGAGGAAAGGTGTCTGGCAGTCGCTTTCAGGCTTTTCCGGGGCGGGCGAACACGCCGCCAGGATTATCCCCGGCGAAACAGCGCCTCGGCGGCGGATTTGGTGGCGCCCTTGGCGGCGCGCTCTGCTTCCAGCCTGGCGATCTCGTCACGCAGCAGGGCAATGCGCTCGGACAACTCGTCGGCGGACAGCAACGACAGATCCTGGCCGATCTCGTGCGGGCGCGGCTTCTTCTTGGGTTCGTCGTCGAAGATCGCCATCGTCGCTCCTCCCTCACTTGGCCATTTGCCTGATTTGGTAATGAGCATACATAGGGCGGGGGTGCTGATGCAAATAGCCGGCCAACGGCATGAGGAGACGGACAATCCATGGCAAGCGGACAGAAGATTCCGGCGAGGATGACGGCCATCGCGATCTCGCAGCCCGGCGGTCCCAGGGTGCTCAAGCCCGAGACGCGTGACGTGCCTTCGCCTGGTCCCGGCGAGATCCTCATCCGCGTGCATGCCGCCGGCGTCAACCGGCCAGACGTGCAGCAGCGCAAGGGTGCCTATCCGCCGCCGCCCGGCGCCTCGGACCTGCCCGGCCTCGAGGTAGCCGGCGAGGTCGCAGCGCTCGGCGACGAGATATCGCGCTGGCGCATCGGCGACCGGGTCTGCGCGCTGACGCCGGGCGGCGGCTATGCCGAATATGTCAAGGTTCATGCCGGCAGCGTGCTGCCGATCCCGGCCGGCTTCACCTATTCGGAGGCCGCCGCCGTGCCGGAGAACTATTTCACCGTCTGGCACAATGTGTTCGAGCGCGGCGGGCTGAAAAAGGGCGAGACGCTGCTCGTCCACGGCGGCTCATCGGGCATCGGCACCACGGCCATACAGCTGGCCTCGGCGTTCGGTTCCTATGTCGTCACTACGGCCGGCAGCAAGGAGAAGTGCGACGCCTGCCTGAGGCTCGGCGCCGACCGGGCGATCAACTACCGCGAGCAGGATTTCGTCGCCGAGGTCAAGGACGCGACCGGCGGCCGGGGCGCCGACGTCATCCTCGACATGGTCGGCGGCGACTATGTGGCGCGCAACTACGATGCCGCGGCGATCGAAGGGCGCATCGTCCAGATCGCCGTGCAGGCCGGCGCCGTCGCCAGCACCGATTTCGCAAAGCTGATGGTCAAGCGCCTTGTCCATACCGGCTCGACGCTCAGGCCCCGCACCGTCGAATTCAAGGCGGCCATCGCGGGTGCGCTCGAGGCCCAGGTCTGGCCGCTGCTCGGAACCCGCAAGGTCGCTCCGGTCATGGACATGATCTTTCCGCTGACGGAAGCCTGGCGGGCGCATGAGCGCATGGAGGAGGGCGAGCATATCGGCAAGATCGTGCTCGACGTCGGTTAGGATGGGCCCCACCTGAATCTGGACCCATCCTGGGCCTGGGCATTCCCCCGCGACAAGCTGAACAAAGGCTTAATGCTGCAATGCACAAAACGCATTGCGGCCATGCAAAAGCGTCCGTTCAATTTGTGGGCAGGCGTGCCTATTTACGCGGCATCGAACAATTTGACCAAACGACTGGAGAACCATCATGAACCCGATCCGTGCTTTCCGTAAATGGCGCATGTACAACGAGACCGTGCGCGAGCTGAACAAGCTCAATGCCCGTCAGCTGAACGACCTCGGCATCAACCGCGCCGACATCGAGCGCATCGCCCGCCAGGCGGTGTAATCACAAGCAGCCCGACCGCAAGGCCGGGCTGCGACATGCAAGCCAGAGCCGTCGAGACGCTTGCTTCGTTTCCGGTTCCAAGCCCGCTGGACCTCGTCCAGCGGGTTTTGTCTTTTTGGGGCTGTCTCAATGCTTGTCGCCCAAAAGTGCGCAGCGGTTTTTGGGAAAACGACATGCGCAACAAATACCTAAAGCGGGTCGCCCGCATCCGCTTCGGCGCGACGCGCTTTGGCCCCTTTCCAAAAACATTGCGAAAATGTGAGGGAGCGTTTATACAGGCCGCGAATTTCCCATTTTGGTGGCTCTAAAACCACCGCCCGCGCGGGAACGCGGGCGAACGAGAAGGATTTTTGACATGGCCAATACGCTGCTGATGCCCAAGGCGACCGCCGTCTGGCTGGTCGACAACACCGCGCTTTCCTTCGAGCAGATCGCGCAGTTCTGCGGGCTGCATCCGCTGGAGGTCAAGGCGATCGCGGACGGCGAGTCGGCGCAGGGCATCAAGGGCATGGACCCGATCATGACCGGCCAGCTCACCCGCGACGAGATCGCCCGCGGCGAGAAGGACCCGAACCACCGGCTGAAACTGTCCGACCCCAAGGTGCGGGTGCCGGAATCGAAGCGCAAGGGCCCGCGCTACACGCCGCTGTCGAAGCGCCAGGACCGGCCGAACGCCATCCTGTGGCTGGTGCGCAACCATCCCGAGCTCAAGGATGCCCAGATCGCCCGCCTGGTCGGCACCACCAAGTCGACGATCGAGCAGATCCGCGAGCGCAAGCATTGGAACTCGGCCAACCTGCAGCCGATGGATCCGGTGACCCTCGGCCTCACCTCGCAGATCGACCTCGACCTCGAAGTCAATCGCGCCTCGCGCGGCCGCGAGCAGGCGCAGCCTGTCGCCGGCGACACGCTGCTGCCGGCGGCGCTCACCGAGCGGCTGGTGCCGGCTCCGGAGAAGCCGAAGGACGAGGATCAGGAACTCGACGCCAACGCCGTCTTCGCCAAGCTTTCGGCGCTGAAGTCGAAGGACAAGGACCAGGACGACGGCGAGGAGTAGGCTTATCGGGGTCTAGAGCGTTTCAGCGATTCATAGAATCGCCGAACCGCTCTAAGTATTTGTTTTTAAGCAATTCCGAACGGAAAACCGTTACACACTTTTCCTGGAATGCTCTAAAGCGCGTCGCGATCTTCAGATTCGCTCCGTGCGCTTTAGGTTCTTGATTCTACGCACGTCTTTATCCCGAAACCGGTTCCCACTTTCGGGAGACATGCTTCAACAAAAAAGCCCGCTTCGAGCGGGCCTTTTTGTTGGACAAGTCGCTTGGGAGGGATCATGTCCGCGCTGCGCGGTCGGGCGCCATGCCGTAATCCTCGCTGCGCTCCACGGCGCGGTAGAAATCGGCGAGCTGCTTGCCGCGCTCCGGCTTGTAGACGCGGCCGGCGATCACCACCGAGGCGATGCGGTCGATGCGGAAGGCGCGAAAATCGTCGCGCATCTCGCACCAGGCGACCAGGGTCCAGACCTTGCCCCAGAACCACAGGCCTAAAGGCCGGATGTCGCGTGCCGTGCCGCGGCCGGCCTCATCCGAATAGTCGATGGTCAGCACCTGGCGCTTCTCGATGGCGCGCTCGATCAGATCGATCGCTTCCCGCGCGGCATCGCTCACCACCCACATCGGCGTATGGATCTCGGTGCGCGCGATGCGGTCCTTTTCCGTGTCGGGCAGCACGGCGCCGATCTTGACCAGCGCCTCGTCGGCGGCCCTTGCCATCGCGGCGCCGCCGAAGGCGCGCACCATGCGGGCGCCGGCAACCAGCGCCACGATCTCGTCACGCGTGAACATCAGCGGCGGAAGGTCGAAACCCTCCCTCATCATGTAGCCCACACCCGCCTCGCCGTCGATCGGCACGCCCGTCGACTGCAGGTCGGCGATGTCGCGGTAGATGGTCCGCTCGGAAACCTCGAGCCACGTGCCGAGCTTCTGCGCGGTGACCAGCCGGCCGCCGCGCAAATGCTGGACGATCTGAAAAAGCCTGTCGGCGCGGCGCATCGTTTGACCCCTTGGTTTCGGTTCTACGCATGCCGCGGTCCCAAACCGGTTCCCGCAGGTTCAAGGCTGCATCAATAACGCAAGCCTCCTGACAACATACTGTCAGGAGGTTGCAGCCAATCCGCCACGGGACAACGGCGTCTTTCGTGAAACCCAGCGTTTCGACCGACATTACATCTGGGCGTGGCACGGTCGCTATCCAAGTCGTGCGCTCAAAAATTTCAGTTCCTACGCACGCGGCCGTCATAGAGATCCGGCCAGCCGATGTCCTTGCGGATGTCCGCTGGCAAAGTATTCAGGAAACGCTGGGTGCGAATCTCGTCCCGCACGGTGCGGATCTTGCCGACATAGTTCTGTACGCTACGCAGGATGGTAAAACCGTTCATGACCAGACTCCTCTCTTTTGATGGGAGGAGTATCTCACACCCCTGCTGACAGCAGTCTGTCAGGAGCCTGGCAGGTTGCCGAAGCAGGCCCCGGAAAGATTGGCGCGGCCCCGGGCAACCGGTTGTCTGTCAGGAGCGAATGCGGCTGCCGGAGGCGCCAAGAACCGCTTTGACAGCTGCCGGCGATGCTGGTCAAAGGCGGCATGACGAAACTTCTCGCCCTTGTCATCATCGGCATCATGCTGATCCAGATCATCAAGCCGCTCGGCTGGCCGGGGCTGAAGCGCCGCGGCGATTTCTGGAAGCTGGCGCTGCTTGCCATGGCCGCGATCTCGCTGGCCGCCGTGCTCGGCCACTGGGCCTGAGGCACGTCCATATTCAGGTGAGGACGCCTACGAATGGCGGCCTCCTGCGGCTGTTTCGACGGAGGTGAACGAGGCCGGTCACTCGCAGCAGTCCGGCCGATCCTTGCCTTGCGCCTGGTATTCGTCGTGCAGGCGAACCCAGTCCATCAGGCCGTGATAGGGGCCGGTCTCGTTGCGGCCTTTCGGCGTCATGTCGAGATAGTGGTAGGCGCCGATCAGCGCGTCGCCGCCGCGGGCGCGCGACATGAAGGTGAGGAAGATGTCGCCGTTTTCGTCGCGGTAGAAGACGCTGATGCCCGGCAGGTCCCTCGACCGTAGCGGGCGCTTCTCGAAATTGTAGACGGTGTCGCCGGCCGCGATCTGCCTGTCGGTGAAGGAGACCTGCATGTCGAAGTTGAAGTCCGACGCGTAGGACGACACCCAGTCGAATTTCCAGCCCATGCGCTGCTTGTAGGGCAGGAGCTCGGCCAGCGGCGCCCGTGAGACGGCGACCAGCGACACGTCGTGGTGCTTCAGATGCTGGTCGGCGGCGTCGATGTGATCGGCCAGGAACGAGCAGCCTTCGCAGCGATGGTCGGATCCTGGTGTCATCATGAAATGGTAGACGATCAGCTGGCTCCTGCCGGCGAACAGTTCGGCGAGGCGCTTCGGCCCCTGCCCGCTTTCGAAGACATAGTCCTTGCGCAGCTTCAGCCAGGGCAGTTGCCGCCGCTCGGCGGCGATACAGTCGCGAAACCGCGTCAGCTCCTTCTCGCGCTCGAGGTGCCTTCTGTGCGCCTCGAACCAGTCCTCTCGCGAAACCACGGCATTGCGATGCATGATCATCTCCTGTCCTCTCCTGCCAAGGACGTTCGACATCGGCGCGATCCGACACGGCCGGTAGCGGCCGGAGCCTCACAAGTGGGAATGCAGTCCGCAAAAAGCAAAACCCGGGCCGATGGCCCGGGCTTTCAGCGGCGGCGAGGCGGATGTCAGGCGGCTTTTTCCAGCGCCGGCTGCCATTTTCCGAGCGCTGCCAGGTGGTTCATATGGGCGCGGTGGATGAAGGCCGCCTGGCCGGCGGCGACGTTCGACGCCTTGCCGCTCCAGGCCTTCTGCGCGGCCGCCTGCAGGGCCCGGCCGTATGAGAAGGAGAGCTTCCACGGATGCGGGCCGATGACGTTGATGGCATTGAGGTTGGCCGTCGCTTCCTCGTCGTCCTGGCCGCCGGAGAGAAAGGCAATGCCTGGCACCGCCACCGGCACGGTCTCGCGGAACAATTTGATCGTCTTCTCGGCGACTTGCTCGGGATTGTCCTTCTTTCCCGATTTCTTGCCGGAAATGACCATGTTCGGCTTGAGGATGGTGCCTTCGAGCACGACGCGCGCGGCATAAAGCTCGCCATAGAGCTTCAGCAGGGTAGCCTTGCTCACTTCGTAGCAAGTGTCGATCGAGTGGGCGCCGTCCATCAGCACTTCCGGCTCGACGATCGGCACGATGCCGGCCTCCTGGCAGAGCGCGGCATAGCGGGCAAGCGCATGCGCGTTGGAGGCGATCGAGGTCGCCGAAGGCACGCCCTTGGCGGTGTCGATGTCGATCACCGCTCGCCATTTGGCGAAACGGGCGCCGAGCTTGTAATAGTCCGCCAGCCGCTCGCGCAGGCCGTCCAGGCCTTCGGTGATGGTGTCGCCGGGAAAGCCGGCGAGGGGTTTGGCGCCGAGATCGACCTTGATGCCCGGAATGGCGCCGGACGCCTTGATGATATCGACCAGCGGCGTGCCGTCGGCGGCCTTCTGGCGAATCGTCTCGTCATAGAGGATGACGCCGGAAATGTACTTGGTCATCGCGTCCTTGGCGCGGAACATCATCTCGCGATAGTCGCGGCGGCTGTCGGCGGTCGATTCGACGCCGATGACGTCGAAACGCTTCTTGATGGTGCCGGAGCTCTCATCGGCGGCCAAAAGGCCCTTGCCATCAGCCACGATCGCGGCGGCAATGTCTTCGAGACGTTCGCTCATGGTGCTGCTCTCCTTGACGGTTGTATTCCGCGCCTGGAGCGGTCAGCCCGCCGACCGCTTCAGGCCTTTGTTTTTCCCGCAATTCCGGACGGAAAACCGCTGCGCACTTTTCCTGGAATTGCTTTAAGCAGAACACTACCGCCAAAGGAACGACGCCGGAAAGCTCGAATCGATTGAAAGTGTTTGAGCCCTGGACCGGCTCGCCGACTATTGATCGGCTCAGCGCTTCAGCACCTCGACACCGGGCAGCGGCTTGCCCTCCATCCATTCCAGGAACGCGCCGCCGGCGGTCGAGACATAGGTGAAGTCGTCGGCAACGCCGGCATGGTTGAGCGCGGCCACCGTGTCGCCGCCGCCGGCAACCGACACCAGCTTGCCCTCCTTGGTGCGAGCCGCGGCGTGTTTCGCCGCAGCCACCGTGGCGTGATCGAAGGGCTCGATCTCGAAGGCGCCGAGCGGGCCGTTCCACACAAGCGTGGCGGCGCGGTCGATCCAGTCGGTGACGCTCTTCACCGTCTTTGCCCCGACATCGAGGATCATGCCGTCGGCCGGCACGGCCTCGATGGCCACGGTTTCGCTGGCGGCGCCCGCCTTGAATTCCTTCGCCACGACGCCGTCGGCGGGCAGGATGATGGCGCAGCCGGCCTCTGCCGCCTCGATCATGATCTGCTTGGCGGTGGTGGCCAGGTCGTGCTCGCAGAGCGATTTGCCGACATCGGTGCCGCGCGCGGCGAGGAAGGTGTTGGCCATGCCGCCGCCGATGACCAGCGCGTCGACCTTCTTCACCAGGTTCATCAGGAGGTCGATCTTGGTCGATACCTTGGCGCCGCCGACGATGGCCACCACGGGCCGAACCGGATTGCCGAGACCCTTTTCCAGCGCGTCGAGCTCTGCCTGCATGGTGCGGCCGGCAAAGGCCGGCAGGCGGTGCGCCAGGCCTTCGGTCGAGGCATGCGCGCGATGCGCGGCGGAAAAGGCGTCGTTGACATAGATGTCGCCATTGGCGGCAAGCCTTTCGGTGAAGGCCGGCTCGTTCTTCTCCTCGGCCTTGTGGAAGCGGGTGTTTTCCAAAAGCAGGACGTCGCCGTCCTTCATGGCGGCGACGGCTTCAGCCGCCCTATCGCCGATGCAGTCGGAAGCAAAGCCCACCGGGCGGCCGAGCACTTCCGCCGTCGCCCGGGCGATCGGTTCCAGCGAGAACTCGGCCGACGGGCCGTCCTTGGGGCGGCCGAAATGCGCAAGCAGGATGACCTTGGCGCCCTTGCCGGAGAGCTCGGAAATGGTCGGCGCGATGCGCTCGATGCGCGTGGCGTCGGTCACCTTGCCGTCGGCGACGGGCACGTTTAGGTCGACGCGCACCAGAACGCGCTTGCCGCTGACTGCGCCGATATCGTCGAGTGTCTTGAAGCCGGCCATGGTCGTTCCTTTTTAGCGAAAAACGCGGCGACCTTACCCGGCACCGGGGACGATGCAAGGGCTGCGTTACGGCGCGCGCGCAAAAATCATGTCGATGTGTGACGTCAGCTTTCGGTCGCGGCTTTTTGCGCCGCGGGTTCGGGCTCGGCCGCTTCGTTTGCCGCGCTCTCGGCAACCGGCACCTGCGCCGGTTTGCGCCACTTGCGGATGAAGGCCCCGAGGCGGTCGGCGATCTCGCCGGCGCTCAGGAATACAGGCACGCGCGCCACCGGCGCGGTCGGCTCGAAGGACAGGCCAAGGCCGGTGATCCGGCCCTTCTCGTCGACATCGCGCACGATCAGCTCGATCGGGCCGATCATGACGCGGTCGGCATATTCGGCATGGCCGCCGAGCCGCTCGGTGACCAGTGCCGCGACGGTGAGCTTCTGTTCGGCCTCGGTGAGGCCGGGCGCGTATGCGGCTTCCAACTCGGCAGCGGAGCGGGACGGATCGACGGCGAAGGCGCCGAAGAAATCGGCGTCCTCGGGGTCGACGACGGCGCGGCTGGCGAACAGCTTGTCGAGCAGGCGCGGATAGCGGTCCGGCACGAAGATGTAGACCTGGTCGCCCGCGGTCAGCCGGCCCATGTCCTGGAAGCGCATGGAGCGGCCGTCGCGCAGCACCAGCGAGGGCCTTGCCCAGCGCGGGATGCGCTCGCCGCGCGCCACCGGGCTGCCGGGGGCGACGCGATAGGCGAGGAGCTCGTGATGCGCCGAGCCCGGCAGCTCGAGCTCGACCTTGTCGAGCGGGCCGAGCCGCGCCGGCACGATCAGGCCGAGCCGGCGCGCCAGCGGGCCGACGGTCCAGCCCTGCACCACCAGCGACACCAGCACGATGATGAAGGCGACGTTGAAGATCAGCCGGCCGTGCTCGAGCCCGCCGAGCAGGGGCGTAATGGCTAGCAGTATCGACACGGCGCCGCGCAGACCCACCCAGGAAACGAAGGCGACCTCGGGGCGCGGCAGGCGGAACGGCATCAGGCAGAGCCAGACGGCCACAGGCCGCGCGACGAAGATCAGGAACAGGCCGAGCAGGATCGCCGGCAGCATGATCGCCGGGAATTGCGAGGGCGTGGCGAACAGGCCGAGGATCAGGAACATGATGATCTGCGCCAGCCACGACATGCCGTCCTGGAAGCGCTTCAGGATGGTGACGGCGCGAATGTCGGAATTGCCGGCGATGAGGCCGGCGAGATAGACCGCCAGGAAGCCCGAGCCGCCGACCGCGCCTGCCGCCGCGAACACCATCAGGGAGAGTGTCAGCACGAAGATCG is a window encoding:
- a CDS encoding metalloregulator ArsR/SmtB family transcription factor encodes the protein MIFSDAFVAIADPNRRYLLEELRRGPKTVNELAAGLPVSRPAVSQHLKVLLDAGLVNAKAEGTRRVYTVSGAGFLRLNIWLDQFWETAPGE
- a CDS encoding MFS transporter, whose translation is MFATYRPILSLLRGTAFLLAASGLHGLLLPLRGQVEGFSTASLGLMGTAWAGGFVTGCFFAPRLVRRAGHVRAFGAFAASGAIIALLTGLIIDEYFWILLRAFTGFTMAGAFMVIESWLNEKATNENRGTVFGLYMMVTYASIMGGQMIVAGGDVKSASLFMITGILFCLSLIPTAVSTQSHPKPLQDVKLDVKGLYANSPVSAVACLLIGIANGAWGTLGAVYGARIGISTPEIALMMSLVVVSGAAMQLPAGRLSDTTDRRFVLAGAAFGAALFAVLIFLIEPHSGVFVIVLTASYGAFAYTLYSIAVAHANDHARAEDFVKVSGGLLLLYGFGTMIGPLLAAALMGWLRPEALFLATALAHLSLTGYTLLRIRARAPVPIENREAFKTQPADRAVTPEATRLDPRRKVETNS
- a CDS encoding DUF1192 domain-containing protein; the protein is MAIFDDEPKKKPRPHEIGQDLSLLSADELSERIALLRDEIARLEAERAAKGATKSAAEALFRRG
- a CDS encoding NAD(P)H-quinone oxidoreductase, whose product is MASGQKIPARMTAIAISQPGGPRVLKPETRDVPSPGPGEILIRVHAAGVNRPDVQQRKGAYPPPPGASDLPGLEVAGEVAALGDEISRWRIGDRVCALTPGGGYAEYVKVHAGSVLPIPAGFTYSEAAAVPENYFTVWHNVFERGGLKKGETLLVHGGSSGIGTTAIQLASAFGSYVVTTAGSKEKCDACLRLGADRAINYREQDFVAEVKDATGGRGADVILDMVGGDYVARNYDAAAIEGRIVQIAVQAGAVASTDFAKLMVKRLVHTGSTLRPRTVEFKAAIAGALEAQVWPLLGTRKVAPVMDMIFPLTEAWRAHERMEEGEHIGKIVLDVG
- a CDS encoding DUF1127 domain-containing protein; the encoded protein is MNPIRAFRKWRMYNETVRELNKLNARQLNDLGINRADIERIARQAV
- a CDS encoding DUF1013 domain-containing protein, giving the protein MANTLLMPKATAVWLVDNTALSFEQIAQFCGLHPLEVKAIADGESAQGIKGMDPIMTGQLTRDEIARGEKDPNHRLKLSDPKVRVPESKRKGPRYTPLSKRQDRPNAILWLVRNHPELKDAQIARLVGTTKSTIEQIRERKHWNSANLQPMDPVTLGLTSQIDLDLEVNRASRGREQAQPVAGDTLLPAALTERLVPAPEKPKDEDQELDANAVFAKLSALKSKDKDQDDGEE
- a CDS encoding YafY family protein is translated as MRRADRLFQIVQHLRGGRLVTAQKLGTWLEVSERTIYRDIADLQSTGVPIDGEAGVGYMMREGFDLPPLMFTRDEIVALVAGARMVRAFGGAAMARAADEALVKIGAVLPDTEKDRIARTEIHTPMWVVSDAAREAIDLIERAIEKRQVLTIDYSDEAGRGTARDIRPLGLWFWGKVWTLVAWCEMRDDFRAFRIDRIASVVIAGRVYKPERGKQLADFYRAVERSEDYGMAPDRAART
- a CDS encoding thioredoxin family protein; this translates as MHRNAVVSREDWFEAHRRHLEREKELTRFRDCIAAERRQLPWLKLRKDYVFESGQGPKRLAELFAGRSQLIVYHFMMTPGSDHRCEGCSFLADHIDAADQHLKHHDVSLVAVSRAPLAELLPYKQRMGWKFDWVSSYASDFNFDMQVSFTDRQIAAGDTVYNFEKRPLRSRDLPGISVFYRDENGDIFLTFMSRARGGDALIGAYHYLDMTPKGRNETGPYHGLMDWVRLHDEYQAQGKDRPDCCE
- a CDS encoding class I fructose-bisphosphate aldolase, with translation MSERLEDIAAAIVADGKGLLAADESSGTIKKRFDVIGVESTADSRRDYREMMFRAKDAMTKYISGVILYDETIRQKAADGTPLVDIIKASGAIPGIKVDLGAKPLAGFPGDTITEGLDGLRERLADYYKLGARFAKWRAVIDIDTAKGVPSATSIASNAHALARYAALCQEAGIVPIVEPEVLMDGAHSIDTCYEVSKATLLKLYGELYAARVVLEGTILKPNMVISGKKSGKKDNPEQVAEKTIKLFRETVPVAVPGIAFLSGGQDDEEATANLNAINVIGPHPWKLSFSYGRALQAAAQKAWSGKASNVAAGQAAFIHRAHMNHLAALGKWQPALEKAA
- a CDS encoding phosphoglycerate kinase, with the translated sequence MAGFKTLDDIGAVSGKRVLVRVDLNVPVADGKVTDATRIERIAPTISELSGKGAKVILLAHFGRPKDGPSAEFSLEPIARATAEVLGRPVGFASDCIGDRAAEAVAAMKDGDVLLLENTRFHKAEEKNEPAFTERLAANGDIYVNDAFSAAHRAHASTEGLAHRLPAFAGRTMQAELDALEKGLGNPVRPVVAIVGGAKVSTKIDLLMNLVKKVDALVIGGGMANTFLAARGTDVGKSLCEHDLATTAKQIMIEAAEAGCAIILPADGVVAKEFKAGAASETVAIEAVPADGMILDVGAKTVKSVTDWIDRAATLVWNGPLGAFEIEPFDHATVAAAKHAAARTKEGKLVSVAGGGDTVAALNHAGVADDFTYVSTAGGAFLEWMEGKPLPGVEVLKR
- a CDS encoding potassium/proton antiporter, yielding MEHAIYLVTLVGTALVVAAAFSSLIAFRFGAPLLLLFLCIGLATGVDGLGIEFDNARLAYFAGSLALAIILFDSGFGTPLNALRQAAGPALSLATIGVILTTGIFGVAAFYLLNLSWLESALLGAAVASTDAAAVFFLLRAGEIHLRERVRSTLEVESGTNDPIAIFLTITLVEIIAANANPEANVLATNLLLGFLINMGLGAVIGVLGGLAIVRLVERLNLDHGLLPIFVLTLSLMVFAAAGAVGGSGFLAVYLAGLIAGNSDIRAVTILKRFQDGMSWLAQIIMFLILGLFATPSQFPAIMLPAILLGLFLIFVARPVAVWLCLMPFRLPRPEVAFVSWVGLRGAVSILLAITPLLGGLEHGRLIFNVAFIIVLVSLVVQGWTVGPLARRLGLIVPARLGPLDKVELELPGSAHHELLAYRVAPGSPVARGERIPRWARPSLVLRDGRSMRFQDMGRLTAGDQVYIFVPDRYPRLLDKLFASRAVVDPEDADFFGAFAVDPSRSAAELEAAYAPGLTEAEQKLTVAALVTERLGGHAEYADRVMIGPIELIVRDVDEKGRITGLGLSFEPTAPVARVPVFLSAGEIADRLGAFIRKWRKPAQVPVAESAANEAAEPEPAAQKAATES